The stretch of DNA TTAGTGCACCGGGCATCCCAAACAGGACAGGGCCTTTGCCGGTAGTGCGCCCTGCCACTTCCGGGGGGATGCCTTTATTTTTTGCCTCCGCAAATCTATGCTTTTCCAGACGGAGTTCGTCCCCAGGCACCACCTAAACGGACCAAGAAATCAAAATCCTTCAAAAACCAGGCCGGGCCTGGCCGCAACCGGGCATGTGTACCGGTCGTCTACCCCCGGCCTTGTCTTTTGGTTGGGGCGCTTGAAAACACTTCCAAAAGCCGTTGACGGGAGAAGATGGCAAGGGGTAGAATTTAGTTATTAAGTGAACAAATCCTGCCCGCAGACCCTCAAAGGCGCTTGCTGGGCCTCTGGCATCATTAGACCATAGGGCCCATAACGTGGGGCAGGTTTTTTAGCGAAGAGCTGGGCCTATCACTCAAGGCATGCATACCGGCAGCTAGGAGGAATGATGCACATGGCAGGTTTATGTCCGGGTTGTTTAAGGCGTTACAAATATGCGTGGTCCAAGCCTCGATGTGATTGCGGGCTCAGACTCCTCGACGTCAGTGACGAACTGGTGCGCGCGGTTAAAAGGCTCATAAAGCTCGGCTTTGAAGTATACGGGGCCCACCACGTTACCTTTGAGAACCGGCACGGTAATGGAAAACATACAGGAATCTATATCGAGTTTAACTCATTATATCCTGATTCAATATTTTATCAATTGCCACCGGACTGGAAATTAATCGCCTTTAGACGTGAACTAGGCGATAACAAGGTATTGGAATTCTCCATCCTTACCGGCAAATGTGAATACCCGCCCAACAAGTGCGACGATGAGAGCATTAAATTGGACATGGAAGCGACCATATCAAACCTGGAAACATGGTTAAAAGGAAAGGACCCCGAGCTCATCAAAGCTTTGTTGCTGTTATCGGGGTGCGGATAAACACCAGTATGACAAAATGGCCGTTATATCGGTTGGTCTTCGCAGCGCGCGAGCCCAAATGGCAGCTTGCAGACTGGATCGATGCTGTTCCGGCAGGGTGCCATTATGATGCATAAACGGTCTCATCAAGGCCAGGAGGCGGCTGCTGGGCATTGGCAAAGCCGGTCCAAGCGTGCGTCATTTCACATACTCACAAAGGAGAGATGCCGCATGATGACAATGTGTCCCAGGTGTTTCGAGTTGTACATGCAGTTCTGGACTAAACCGCGCTGTGCATGTAATGAGGAACCCATACGGATAAGTCCTGAACTCATATACCTGGTTCAGTTACTGTTGGAAAGGGAATTAAAAGTGACTTCTGCCCTTTGCCGTACCGTTAATGATGAAGACAGCGGCGGGAAAATTACACAAATTAACATTGAATTTGGAGAACACTATCCACGGGAACTCTTCCCGGAACTGCCTCCCGAATGGTCCGTATACGCATTTGACCTGGTCAAGGATCATGAAGTAATCAAGAGTAATTTGACCGGCTTAAGCTGTGAATGCGTGCATCCCCCTGGTGAGTGTGACGAAGACAACGTCTTCTTCGATACCATGCTTACCATAAGCAACATGGAAACTTGGCTCAAAGACCGGCTCGACCCGGAAGCCTGCAAAGCCGTGTTGACTTTTTTGCGCCCATAAGATGGATGAGGTGATTGGATATGGTGATCATGTGCCCGCAATGCTTCGAGCTATATACTGAACTCTGGCCGGTACCTTGCTATAAATGCCAGACTAAAACCATAGAAACGGCGGTGGAACTTGCTACCCTGGTCAAACTACTGATAGAAAGAGGCTTCAAGATCGCATCGTCCAGCTGTTATACGGTCAAAAGCGAAAAAGGTGTTGGCAAAACCACTCACATGATGATTAAATTCGGAGAGAAATACCCGCCGGAACTATTTCCCGAACTGCCTTCGCCATGGCAGGTAACCACATACCACCCTGTCATCGATAAAGAAGTAAAGGAATATGAATGGACGGGTTTGGCCTGTGTTTGCGAGCATCCTCCCGGCGAGGATACCGAGGACATCATTAACTTCGAAAAACGGGTCGCCGGCTATGACATGGAAACATGGGTGGAAACTCACCTGGATCCCGAAGCATGCCAGACGATGCTGACATTCTTAAGAGGCTATTAAGAGAACCCGCTGGTCCGGATCAAACCTTGTCGCCCGGCACTATTTAGGAATGCGGGATTCACAAGGCACCCCTACCTGGCACTTACCACAGCCGTAGCGGGGAGCGAATCTTGCGCGGGTTTGTTCTAAGAAGGCCGCGCACGGTTTATGGTCCTTACCCTTTTCCATGGTAATGGCCCGGGCCGGGCAGTTCTTGACACACTTGCCGCACATGGAACAATATTCATAAATATTTTCGTACTCCCTTGAATCAGGCGGCAAATACAGTTCCGTGATAATACTGCCAAATCTCCCGGCGACACCTTTGGGTGTGATCAGTCCTTTCGAAAGCCCGAAAGTACCCAGCCCGCACACGAAAGCCACATGCCTTTCCGACCAGTTGCTTGTAAATCCGGATTCATGTTGAGTACCCCCCGCATTGGACCAGAATCTCTGGTCCAATGCCGGTACAAGACTGTCGTACCCTTCATCGATTAATGCAGTTTTTAAATACAGGCTCAGTTTATTCACGAAGGCCTGCCCCTCAATTCGCCCATGCAGCCATTCGGCAGCAGGCCATGACTTTTCCTTCCTGTTCCCCATCTTGACGGCCGCGGTGAATGGCAAGAAAAATGATATGACCGTCCTGGCTTGCGGCAGCCATTCCTTAGGGGTCATGAAGTGCTTCCCTATGGCGGCGGGCTGTTTCAGTTTTGTAAAGTACTCATCCCCTGTAGCCCCAAATGCCACCAAGGGAGCTTCAAAAATCCTCATGCCCACCACATCCCCGGAAATGGCAATTTCCTTTGATATGTAGTTATCTTCTGAATCCTCAACAAAGTCCTGCGCCATTCTGATCAAGGATTGCTTATCCACCGATCTATCCCTCCATGGCCCGAAGCTAAATATTTAATCGCTTTGATAACATCCGCCCCAACAATAATATCTTTGCGTAAGCTGGATTTGTATTTATACCTTTGTTCAATAACTCTGCCGCCACCGTGGGGATGGTTCCTAAAACGGACAGGTTTAGAGCCATTTCTTTTACATAAGTAAGGATAGCATCTTTATCATTACAGCAGGGATCAATACATCCCACTCAAAGACCGGTAAATCTCGTTTTATCCACTGCATTTAACCACCCGGGAAAGATACCCTTGCTAGTGGAAAGGTCAACGACACCTGCCCGACACACTCCCCAGGGCTTTAGTTGACGAAAGGGTTTCCTCCGAATACTGTATGTTGACTATGCGCGTGTATCTTCGCAAAGCATCCTCCCGTCATGGGCTTCCCCGCAATAGGGAGAAAGGGAATCTTTGAAATATCATCATAACTGTTTATGGAATCCGGCTTGAAATTCATGCTATCCAATATTTTCCTGTACTCGGCACAATGATCATAATGGTACTGGCAGTTTTCCTTCACGGCTTTAACAAATAACTCTTGCGTATTAAATATGTCAAAAGGATCCGGGGCATTGAATAAAAGCCTTCTGTATTTCATGCCTTTACTCCCTTCACTGGGTTGAATGTCCGCCGCTTTCCGCCGGGCAGGCTTTTCCCATCCTACTCCTCTACCCTTGCCGGTACGTTAAGCACTCCACGAGGATCGAGTTGATGATGTTTTGATGCCTATCGCTATTTGCGATAGCATCCGTACCCGGTCACAGGTCAATGGGTTTTGGGGCCATTCTCGAAAATTAGTAGTATTCAAGGCTCTGGGCTTGTTATATTTTTTTCCGGGTTAAAATAGCTCCCACCATGGCCCCAATGAAGGCAAACGGAGCAATTCTCACGAACAACCACTCAAAAATGTGGAATCCCACGCCAAGAACTGCGGTTTCGGGGTCGCTATAATCCCAATTCAAGTAAGGACTGCCGGCTACTAGCAAAACCGCAAAAATGACTATTATGACGGCACAGAGGGAGATACAAAGCCAATGCAGCATATTACGCCTTGCCACCATGATTTGAGCAAGCTGCGCGTTG from Clostridia bacterium encodes:
- a CDS encoding epoxyqueuosine reductase, with protein sequence MDKQSLIRMAQDFVEDSEDNYISKEIAISGDVVGMRIFEAPLVAFGATGDEYFTKLKQPAAIGKHFMTPKEWLPQARTVISFFLPFTAAVKMGNRKEKSWPAAEWLHGRIEGQAFVNKLSLYLKTALIDEGYDSLVPALDQRFWSNAGGTQHESGFTSNWSERHVAFVCGLGTFGLSKGLITPKGVAGRFGSIITELYLPPDSREYENIYEYCSMCGKCVKNCPARAITMEKGKDHKPCAAFLEQTRARFAPRYGCGKCQVGVPCESRIPK
- a CDS encoding helix-turn-helix transcriptional regulator, giving the protein MLSENIRALRKAKGLTQQELAIKLNVARQTVSKWEKGLSVPDAEMLMSISEVLEVPVSTLLGETIDPPQVDDLKAISEKLEVINAQLAQIMVARRNMLHWLCISLCAVIIVIFAVLLVAGSPYLNWDYSDPETAVLGVGFHIFEWLFVRIAPFAFIGAMVGAILTRKKI